DNA from Roseimicrobium sp. ORNL1:
GGCACGGCCCGCAGTGAAAGCATGTCCGTGGACGACGCCCTCCCCCTCCCCGCGTGGAGCCCGGAGGACACGGCCGCGCAGCAGGGCCTGCTCGAGACGCCTCCCCTCAGTGGCCTGCTCTGGCCGGACAATTTCGATCCAGACAAGCTTCAACCTCCAGAGCCGCAGGTGGCGGGCACTCCGGGTGCAGGCGAGCCCTCCGTAAGCCCCGCCCCCAAGAACCAGCGTGGACTGGGAGATAATTTTCTGCTTTTCATCCCCAAACCTGCTGCCCCTGCCGCCCAGCACGCGCTCCCTCCGGACAAGCCGCTTACCGAGGTGACGCGTGAGTTCATGGAACAATCCGAGCTGCTGGAGCCGGATGCCTTCCTGCTGGATCCGCTCACGCTGCTGCCTGAAACGCAATCGGAGGATCTGCGCCGTCTGCTCACCTTCCACGTCACGCAGTCCCACACCTCGGCCTACTTTCTCATGCTGGATGCTCATGAGAAGCTCTCGCCGAACGTGGACCTGTCACGCCTCGCCGCGGGCAGATTGACCCGGGAACATGCGTGCCTCGCCGCCTTCCCCCTGGGCCAGCCATGGCGCGCGCGTCTCTTCGTCACCCGTGAAATCGCCTCAGGGGTAGAGCCTGGATATCTGCCCGGCATTCTTGAAGCCTGTGTGCAGGACGCGATGCGCGCCTCGGATCCGATGGACCAACTGCAGCGCTTCGCCACACAGCTCTCCATCCGTCTCATCTGGATGGAACGCGCCTATCCCAAGCTCTTCTCCGCAGAAGAGACAATCGCCGCCAGCGAGAGTGCAAAAGAGACGACGCCAGAGTCACTCACCTCCTTTGTACTCGCCGATGTGTCCCAGCCTCTCGTGCCCGAGGGTGATCTCTGGACGCGATGGACATTGCTCACGCAGACACACGGTCGCACGATGCTGCTGGGCTTCTGCGGATTCCTTCTCGTGCTCGCAGGGCTGATTCGATTCGTCCGCTGGCGCAAGCGCCAACACGGTCGCACGGTGTGGATGCTCCCGGAAGTGGAAAGCACGCCACGCTTCGGCGGCGCCCACTGCGGCAGTGGTGGTGTGTGGATCAAGTATGGGGCGTAATGTCTGCTGCTAGTGCCTGGCGGTTTTTTCGGAGCAATTACCAAGGAAGCCAGGTCCTGCGCGTTTGGCTCTTTGATCAGGCAAACATTTCCTCGCATGGCCATCATGTGTCACTCACGCATCGTTGCCTTCCTTGCGGTAGCGTTGTTGCTTTGCGCCGCACGTTCCGCATCCGCACTGTCCCGTGCCTATCAGCCGCTGGTGGTGACGATCGCACAGGCAGACGCCATTGTGGAAGCCAACGTCACCACGCTATCCGCTTCGAATGCGAAGATGGGCTCCACTACCATCACAGTAAATCGTGTCTTGAAAGGCAAAGTCGCGGAAGGAACGATGGATGTGACCATGAGCGAGATCTCGCGCTACTGGGTCGGGATCCCGTGGAAGGAAGGCGGACGATTTATTCTGTTCCTCCAACAAAGACGCGGACAAGCTGGTTTCGAAATCATGGATCATGGCTCGCGTCCCCATACCGATGACGATGCCAGCGAGATCGCTTCTTTGATCCAACGTTTACCGGGCTGGTCCAAACCGGAAAACGGCCTGTCTACTCTACTGACCACTGAACGCGTGAGGTATCGCGTAGACGATGAAATCGATTTGTGCGTAGGTTGCCGCAATGACTCGGATACGGATATCAAGATTCGCTACACCGACTGGCCGCGCGAGACCAGTTCCAGATGGAAACTGGAAGTGCAGAAGGAAGGCGACGCGCTGATCGCTGCGCAGCCCCATCCCACCATCACGCCAAAAGACATCGAGGATTACTTTTCCAAACACGGCAGGACCTACGCGGTGACATTGAAACCCGGCGAGCATCACTGGGTGTATCTCAAGCGCATCAACACCGCAAAACCCGGATGGGGCTACAAGGAGGAACTCGACTTCAAATACTATCCCATGACCTCTCCCGGAAAATACACGCTGAGTGTCATCGGAGAAAACCTCCTGGCTAAAGGATGGATCAAGGCCGGGAGTATCGAGGTGACTCTGGAGTGATACGGCTCGGTCTTTGCCTCGCCAGCAATACACAGCGCAAAAAATATTGCCGGGCCAAAAGCACTTCTGCGACGATGCTACGCGTATCGTATGACACCACCTGTCACCAATCTCTTTGCCCCGGCTTCAGGCGTGGACTCTGAGCGCGAAACTTTTCATCCCCTCCTGGAGTCCCCGCACGTAAAGTTGGAGCATATCATCTCCCGCGGCCAGTCGAGTCCGCCGGATTTCTGGTATGACCAGAAAGAGGATGAATGGGTGCTGCTCTTGCGTGGTGGCGCAACGCTGGAGTTTGCCGATGGCGGCATGGTGGAACTCCATTCGGGGGACCACCTCACCATCCCCAAACACGTGCGTCATCGGGTGCACCGGACCAGCGAAGATGCGATTTGGCTGGCGCTTTTCTTGAAGGTGTGATAGGGTGCACCGTCAACTATTAAAAAGTCAGTCACATGTTGTGTTAAAGTAAGTGGTAGGAAGCACACGATGCTCACGCCGCACCCGCCTCCGACCTGAGGCGCGATACATCCCCGACATGGGGCTCCCTGTACCCAGGGTTTGTCAGTCAGTTATATGGAAACCAAAATACTCAAATTGCTCGGACGCGCCGACTATGTGCCGTCCAATGTACCCCAGCTCATCGGAGGGCTTGGCTTGCACGCCAGCCAGCAGCAGGAGCTGCAGGAGGTACTGCACACGCTCGAAACCGACGGAAAAATTCTCCGTACCAAGGGCAACCGTTACATTCTCTCCCAGCCGGCGGACATGGTGGCCGGCATCATCCAGATCAACCGCGCAGGAAAAGGCTTCCTGCTGCCCGATGAACCGGGAGCCGTCGAAATCGTGATCCAAGAAGCCTCCACCGGCACCGCGCTGAATGGTGACCGCGTGCTGGTGCGCCGTGACGTGAAGCCTCGTGGCCTGCGTCCGAAAACAGCGAGTGAGGCTGAGGAAGTCACCGGCACCGTGGTGCGCATCCTGGAACGCAAGCGCAGCCGCCTCGTGGGCACGCTCAAGCAGGCGCGCGAGTTCCTCTACGTCGTGCCGGATGATCCCCGCATCCCCCACCACATCTCCGTGCCGCCGGCACGCGATACCGGACGCCCCGGAGTGGTGGGCGACAAGGTGGTGGTGGAACTCACCCACTGGGAAAATCGCTTCACACCGCCGGAAGGTGAGATCGTGGAAGTGCTCGGACCACCCGATGCCGAGGGCGTGGACATGCTCTCCGTGCTGCGCAACTACGGCCTCCCACTGAGTTTCCCCAAGGAAGTGCTCGATGAGGCAAACTCCATTGTGCATGGCCTGGGTCGCGCGAATAACGAGCCTTCCGAGGAAGATTTCGTCGGGCGTCTTGATTGCCGCGAGCACATGGTGATCACCATCGACCCGGATGATGCGAAGGACTTCGATGACGCCATCTGCCTGCAGCGCCAGTCGAAGGATCACTGGAAGCTATGGGTGCACATCGCGGATGTCTCCCACTACGTGAAGCCTGGCAGCCTGCTGGACAAGGAGGCCTATGAACGCGGGAACTCCACCTACCTCGTGGATCGCGTTATCCCCATGCTCCCGGAAGCACTCAGCAATGGGCTCTGCTCCCTGAAGCCTGGCGTCGCGCGCCTGACGAAGTGTGTGGAATTCGACCTGGCAACGGATGGCACGGTGGTGAAGGCCACGTTCCACTCCGCGGTGATCCGCTCCCAGCGACGCTACACCTATCAGGAAGCCTACAAGATCATCAAGGGCCAGCCGCAGGATGATATGGAGCGCATGCTGCATGCGGCGCACCAGATGGCACAGCGCATCCGCGCGAAGCGCTTCCGTACCGGTGCACTGGACCTTGAGTTCCCGGAGAACAAGATCCGTCTCGACGAGCGCGGTCGCGTGCTGCGCATCGAGCGCATCGAGAACGATGAATCCCACCAGCTCATTGAAGAGTACATGCTGCTCGCCAATGAAGCCGTAGCCGGCCGCCTCATGGCCCTGGCACGCCCTTCCGTGTACCGTGTGCACGAGAAACCCAAGGCCAAGCGCCTGGAGGCCTTCCAAGACGACGTGCTCGGTCATCGAGTCCCCTGCGGTGACCTCACGAAGCGTGATGAAGTGCAAAAGCTCCTGCGTACGCTGGAGAAGCTACCCATCGGCCCTGCGCTGAAGATTGGCTTCTTGCGCTCCTTGATGCGTGCACGCTATGCGGTGGAGCCGCTCGGTCACTACGGACTGAACAAGCAGAAGTACACCCACTTCACCTCGCCCATCCGCCGTTACTCGGATTTGGTGGTGCATCGCACCCTCTTCAACAACCAGCTCATCCCCGTGCCGGAGTTGAAGAAGACTGCGGAGCATATCAGCAACACCGAACGCGTCTCCTCCGACGCGGAACGCGACAGCAAGGATGTGAAGCTCTATGCGCACCTGAAGGCCCAGCTCAAGTCCGGTGAACTCCAGACCTACCAGGCTCTCGTCACGGATGTGCGGAACTTCGGCTTCTTCGTGGATGTCACCGATCTCGGCATGAGCGGTCTGATTCACCTCTCCTCGCTCACGGATGATTTCTTCATCTTCGATGATGTGCGCAATCAGCTCGTGGGCCGGCACACACGCCGTGTCATCAAACTCGGAGATCGACTGTCCGTGCAGATCTACCGAATCGACGAGACCAAGAAGCAGGTGGACTTCCAGCTTGCCCCGCAAAGTGGTGATGATGCCCGCGATGGCCGCGACCGTGACACCCGCAGGTCGGACTTCTCCCGCACACGGTCAGGCTCACGTGGTCCGCAGACACGCGAAGAGCGCTCCTCTCGCCCTCGGCCCGATGGTGTGCGCCCTCGTACCCTATTTCCGTCTGAGCAGAGGGAGGGTCCCCGCCCAGACCGTCCGGCACGCAAACCGGAAGTCGAGTCGCCAGAAGAACTGCAGCTGGCCTCTGGTCGGAAGCGCGGTGGCAAAGGTGGTCCCATGCAAGGCAGGCCGCCCGGCAGCGAAAGTGACGGCGGCGGATTTAGGGGAGGCTTCTCCAAGAAACGCCCGCACAGCTCCAAGAAATCTACACCTCGCCGTGACCATGGCCACGGAGAAGGCACAGGAACTGGCAGTAGCAGCGCTGGACGCACGGATGGCTTCGCCAAAAAACGTCCTTTCAAGAAAGGACCTGGTGGGTTTGCGAAGAAGAACTCAGCGAAGCGCGGCAAGAGGAAATAAGAAGAGAGCCGGCTCTACCAAAGCAGCCCCAACTACCTTGTCCCTCAAACCGTATGAGCGTCAGGTCAGCTGTGTGGAATCCGTGACGCGCAGCGTCCCTGGACTGCGTGCAGCCCTGCTGCCGCTTTCCAGAGTCTGCAGCCTGCTGCAGCGATGGTGACACAAGCTCGCGGTGCTATGCGTCCTGAAAACTTGGCGACTTCGTCGCGGTGCAGCGTGCAGCAGGCTGCACGCAGTCCAGGGATGCTTCGTATCACAGCATCCAGATCAACCGCGTGAAACTCCCTCTCTATGCCATGTCACAGGGCCTGACACGATTCGCTAAGTAGTGCGTCAGGTCTATGATTCCCTCTTCACTCTCAACGCCTGCTCCACCTGCCCCAGCGGCAGGCAGTTGATCACATCCTCCCGCGTGAGCCAACCCTTGCGCGCGATGCGGGCGCCGAAGAAGACATCCTGCAAACCACGCGTGCTGTGTGCATCCGGATTGATGGCGCACTTCACGCCCTTCTCCTTCGCCATCTTCCACCAGCGCCAGTCCATGTCGAGACGCCAGGGATTCGCATTGATCTCAATGATGGTCCCCGTGGCTGCGGCTGCCTCGATGATCTCAGGAATGTTCACCGCATAGCTGGGACGTGATAGCAGAAGACGACCCGTGACGTGACCCAGCATGGTCACATACGGATTCTCAATCGCCTTGATGATACGCTTCGTCATCTCCGCCTCGGAGAGCGTGAAGAGGTTGTGCACACTCGCCACCACGTAGTCGAGCCCCGCCATCACTTCATCGCTGAAGTCCAGCGCGCCATCCTTGAGAATATCGACCTCACTGCCAGCGAAGATGCGGAAGCCTTCCTTCGCATACTCGGCGTTCAGTTTTCGAATCTCCTCCACCTGCGCAGCGAGACGCGTTTCGTTCAGCCCATTCGCTTGGAAGGATGACTTACTGTGGTCTGCGATGCCCAAGTATTGCCAGCCCACTTCCTGGGCCGCTTCCGCCATCTCACGCAACGTTGCTGCACCATCGCTGGCCACGGTGTGATTGTGGAAGCAGCCGCGGAGATTCTGAAGCTCCACGAGACGCGGAATCTTCCCCTCCTCTGCTGCTTCGATTTCGCCGGTGTTCTCACGCAACTCCGCAGGAACCAGATCGAGATCGAGGGCGCGGTACACATCCGCCTCCTCCAGGCACTTCGGCGGCTCCTTGCCGTTGCCGTTCGCCACGGGAGTGAAGCTGTACTCATTGAGAGACCATCCACGCTCTAGCGCGCGGCTGCGGAGGACGATGTTATGCTCCTTGCTTCCGGTGAAGTACACCAGCGCGCAGGCGAACTCATCATTCGTCACCACGCGCAGATCGCACTGCACTCCGCTGTCGAGCACGACGCTCGCCTTCGTCTCACCATGGCCCAGCACCTGGGTCACTCCGGGCATGTGGACGAAATCCTCCAGTACTTCCTTCGGGCGACGTGAGGCCGCGAGGAAGTCGAGATCATGCACCGTCTCCTTGCCACGGCGATAGCTGCCGCCCACTTCCACGCGGGAGACATCCGGATGATCGCGCAACATCTCCAGTACGCCCATGACGATGGGCGCCACCTGCTCCTGACGGAACTCGTGCGCATGGCTCTCGCGGAAGCTGATGCCCTGCAGCAGCTTCTCCGCCGTCTTCGCACCGAAGCCCGGGAGCTTCGCCGCCTCACCGTTTTCACAAACGCGCTTCAGGTCGGCGATGGACTTCACGCCCAGCATAGCGAACAAGGCGGCGATCTTCTTTGCCCCAAGTCCCTGCACCTCGAACAGCTCCAAAATTCCATCACCGAACTCGGCCTTGAGCCTCTCGTAGAACTCCAGCTTCCCAGTGCTGGCCAGTTCATGCAGCTTCTGCTGAAGCGCATCGCCAATGCCCTTGATGCCGCCGAGGTCATTCGCTTTCGCGCGCGCCACGATGTCACCGCTGAAGTTCTCCACCACATCGGCTCCTGTCGTGTAAGCGCGGATCTTGAAAGGGTTCTCTCCCTTGAGTTCCAGCAGCCGCGCAATGTTGCGCAGCACCTCGGCCATCTGTTCAGCGGTCATGGCCGCATGGTGGCGAGATGACCTCAGATGTCCATGGGCAAAGTGGTGGCCACCTCGTCTACACTCCCGCCATCTCCAGCCCGCGCATGGTGCCGGTGCTGGAGGCGAAAGAGGAAGACTCGATGCCCAGACGCTGCAGCATGCTGACGAAGAGATTGGGCAGTGGGTAGTTGTTCTTCTGGTCGAAGGCGAGGTGCTGGCCGTGCTTGAACCCACCACCAGCGAGAATGACAGGCAGGTTCGTCGTGAGGTGGCCGCTGGCATTGCCGAGGTTGCTACCCAGAAGCACCTGCGTGTTGTCCAGCAAACAGGAACCACCATCCGTGCTTTGCTTCAAACTGCCGAGGAATGCCCAGAAGGCATCGATAGTAGCACGCTCAATCAGCGCAAGCTGGCCCATCATCTCCGGGTTCTTCCCATGGTGTGAGAGGGCATGATACGCCTGTGTCACCCCCTTGATGGTGGGAACCAGTCCATAGCCCGTTCCACCCAGCGCGATGACGCGGGTGGAGTCGGTTTCCAGAGCGAGGCGAATCACGTCGAAGTTCGCCTTGAAGGTGCCGACGAGATCCGTGCCATCGATTTTGCCGGGCTGCGTCGCATTCACCTTCGGTTTCGGTGTCTGGCTCCAAGCCTGAGCCTTGGAGAGACGCTGCTCCGTCTCGCGTACAGCAGTGAAGAACTGGTCCAGCTTGTCACGGTCAGCAGCACTCACCTTGCCCTCCATGGACTTCGCATCTTCCAATACCGTATCCATGATGCTGCGCCCCTGATCGAGCTCCTGCTCCTGCGCGGCGATTTCCTTCGGCGTGCCGGTGAGGAAGAGCTTGGCGAAGGCCTTCGCGGGAGACTGCTCCACGGGAATGGGCACACCATTCGCCGTCCATGAAAGAGAGTGGTCACCTAGCGTGAGTGAAGCGAAGCGGGTCTTCTCACCAATCTGCTTCGCCACGTACTGGTCCAGCGAAATGCTGTTCTTGAAGCTGCGCGAGCCCGGATGCGCTGCCGCGGTGAGGAAGGACTTCTCTGCCGAGTGACCACCATCCACATCCGGATGACTCACACCGGAGAAAACGGTGAAGTCGCTACGCAAGGCCTCGCCCGGCTTCAAGTACTCGCTCAGTTCATAACCCGTGCCTGTGCCCGTTGGGAAGAACTTTTCACCGAGGAAACCCAAGGGAATGTTGATGGCCACCATGCGTCGCGGTGACGTCGCCGCAGCAGCAGCGGCTCGTGTACCGGGCATCATCGCTTCAAGTAGCGGGAGCGCGAGGCTCACACCGGCTCCACGGAGGAAGGTTCTGCGGGAAAGTTGCTTCATGGCAGTGGGCGGTAGGTATTACGGAGCAGCAAAGAGGTCACTGGCGGCAATCTCATGCACCAGCGTGCGCAAGCCATTCCCCTTCGAGGCCGCCTGTTTCACAATCGCCTGCAACGCCTCACGATCCGAGAAGCCCAGCGTGCGGCCAGTCGCATACGTCATGAGCTTTTCCGTGAGACAATGGCTGAAGGACTCCTGCTGGTTCATGAGCAGCTTCTTGAACTCACGGATGTCCGTGAACTTCTCTCCCGTGGCGAGGTTACCGCTGGCATCCACAGGCGCCCCCTCTTTCACAGAGCCGTAGCCCTTCTCCTCGTTGTGCACCACCCAGCGGGCGTAGTTCGCACGATAGTCTCCAATCGGATCAAAGCTCTCCAGAGCAAAGCCGGGCGGGTCGATTTTCTTATGACACGCGCTGCAACTTTCCACGCTACGATGCTTGGCAAGCTGCTCACGCACCGTCTCGGCGCCACGAATGTCCGGCTCGATGCCCGCGGTATTCGGCGGAGGTGGTGGCACGTGCTGGCCGAGGATATTCTCCAGCACCCACACGCCACGTAGCACCGGTGAGGTCGTAGTTCCGTTTGCCGTCACCTTCAGCACCGCCGCTTGGGTGAGCACTCCACCACGCACGGAGTCCTTGGGCAACGCGACGGGACGCAATGCAAGTCCCTGCACCTCTTTCGCATCGATGCCGTAATGCTCCACCAGCCGCTGGTTCAGCATGGCGAAGTCGGA
Protein-coding regions in this window:
- a CDS encoding cupin domain-containing protein gives rise to the protein MTPPVTNLFAPASGVDSERETFHPLLESPHVKLEHIISRGQSSPPDFWYDQKEDEWVLLLRGGATLEFADGGMVELHSGDHLTIPKHVRHRVHRTSEDAIWLALFLKV
- the rnr gene encoding ribonuclease R — translated: METKILKLLGRADYVPSNVPQLIGGLGLHASQQQELQEVLHTLETDGKILRTKGNRYILSQPADMVAGIIQINRAGKGFLLPDEPGAVEIVIQEASTGTALNGDRVLVRRDVKPRGLRPKTASEAEEVTGTVVRILERKRSRLVGTLKQAREFLYVVPDDPRIPHHISVPPARDTGRPGVVGDKVVVELTHWENRFTPPEGEIVEVLGPPDAEGVDMLSVLRNYGLPLSFPKEVLDEANSIVHGLGRANNEPSEEDFVGRLDCREHMVITIDPDDAKDFDDAICLQRQSKDHWKLWVHIADVSHYVKPGSLLDKEAYERGNSTYLVDRVIPMLPEALSNGLCSLKPGVARLTKCVEFDLATDGTVVKATFHSAVIRSQRRYTYQEAYKIIKGQPQDDMERMLHAAHQMAQRIRAKRFRTGALDLEFPENKIRLDERGRVLRIERIENDESHQLIEEYMLLANEAVAGRLMALARPSVYRVHEKPKAKRLEAFQDDVLGHRVPCGDLTKRDEVQKLLRTLEKLPIGPALKIGFLRSLMRARYAVEPLGHYGLNKQKYTHFTSPIRRYSDLVVHRTLFNNQLIPVPELKKTAEHISNTERVSSDAERDSKDVKLYAHLKAQLKSGELQTYQALVTDVRNFGFFVDVTDLGMSGLIHLSSLTDDFFIFDDVRNQLVGRHTRRVIKLGDRLSVQIYRIDETKKQVDFQLAPQSGDDARDGRDRDTRRSDFSRTRSGSRGPQTREERSSRPRPDGVRPRTLFPSEQREGPRPDRPARKPEVESPEELQLASGRKRGGKGGPMQGRPPGSESDGGGFRGGFSKKRPHSSKKSTPRRDHGHGEGTGTGSSSAGRTDGFAKKRPFKKGPGGFAKKNSAKRGKRK
- the polX gene encoding DNA polymerase/3'-5' exonuclease PolX, whose product is MTAEQMAEVLRNIARLLELKGENPFKIRAYTTGADVVENFSGDIVARAKANDLGGIKGIGDALQQKLHELASTGKLEFYERLKAEFGDGILELFEVQGLGAKKIAALFAMLGVKSIADLKRVCENGEAAKLPGFGAKTAEKLLQGISFRESHAHEFRQEQVAPIVMGVLEMLRDHPDVSRVEVGGSYRRGKETVHDLDFLAASRRPKEVLEDFVHMPGVTQVLGHGETKASVVLDSGVQCDLRVVTNDEFACALVYFTGSKEHNIVLRSRALERGWSLNEYSFTPVANGNGKEPPKCLEEADVYRALDLDLVPAELRENTGEIEAAEEGKIPRLVELQNLRGCFHNHTVASDGAATLREMAEAAQEVGWQYLGIADHSKSSFQANGLNETRLAAQVEEIRKLNAEYAKEGFRIFAGSEVDILKDGALDFSDEVMAGLDYVVASVHNLFTLSEAEMTKRIIKAIENPYVTMLGHVTGRLLLSRPSYAVNIPEIIEAAAATGTIIEINANPWRLDMDWRWWKMAKEKGVKCAINPDAHSTRGLQDVFFGARIARKGWLTREDVINCLPLGQVEQALRVKRES
- a CDS encoding DUF1552 domain-containing protein; amino-acid sequence: MKQLSRRTFLRGAGVSLALPLLEAMMPGTRAAAAAATSPRRMVAINIPLGFLGEKFFPTGTGTGYELSEYLKPGEALRSDFTVFSGVSHPDVDGGHSAEKSFLTAAAHPGSRSFKNSISLDQYVAKQIGEKTRFASLTLGDHSLSWTANGVPIPVEQSPAKAFAKLFLTGTPKEIAAQEQELDQGRSIMDTVLEDAKSMEGKVSAADRDKLDQFFTAVRETEQRLSKAQAWSQTPKPKVNATQPGKIDGTDLVGTFKANFDVIRLALETDSTRVIALGGTGYGLVPTIKGVTQAYHALSHHGKNPEMMGQLALIERATIDAFWAFLGSLKQSTDGGSCLLDNTQVLLGSNLGNASGHLTTNLPVILAGGGFKHGQHLAFDQKNNYPLPNLFVSMLQRLGIESSSFASSTGTMRGLEMAGV